ACGCTACCTTTACGGAGTGAAGGGCGACAATAGAAAATCAACAAGATAACACTGTCCTCCAACGAACCCATGCACCTGTGAATACGAATCTGCTGCAACGTGTTTTCGACTGCGATGCTCCGGTCGCATTAATCACCGGCAGCGGCGCACCACGTGTCGGACGTGTGATCGCTGAAGAACTTGCCAACGCGAACTGCCGCATCGTGTTCCATGCCAACCATAGCGTGGATCAGGCACAGCGAGCGGCTGAGAATGTTCAACGTGAATTCAAGGTCGATACGTTTGTTGTCACTGGTGCCCTGGACGAATCGTCGACGCCCGACCGACTGGTCGACGAGGCTTTCGATCACTTCGGCAGGCTGGACATCTTGGTCAACAGCGCGGCGATTTGGAAACCGAGCAAACTGAGCGAGATCACCGCCGACGAAATGCGACGCTATTTCGAAATCAATGCGATGGGCTCGTTCTTTTCTGCTCGTGCTGCCGGCCGAGTCATGACGACGCAGGCCAATGGCGGTTCGATCGTCAACATCGGTGATTGGGCCACCGAGCGACCCTACCTTGATCATGCCGCTTACTTCCCAAGCAAAGGCGCGATCGATGTCATGACGCGCTCCCTAGCTGTCGAACTTGCACAGCAGAACTCAGCCATTCGTGTCAATTGCATCAAACCAGGTCCGGTACTACTGACAGACGAAGTCCCCGACCAACAACGCAAGAAACTCTGCGCCAGTACACTTGGCGGAAAGATCGGAACAGCGGAACACGTCGCGCACGCCGTTCGCTTTTTGTGTGAGAACACTTTCGTCA
This is a stretch of genomic DNA from Stieleria sp. JC731. It encodes these proteins:
- a CDS encoding SDR family NAD(P)-dependent oxidoreductase; translated protein: MNTNLLQRVFDCDAPVALITGSGAPRVGRVIAEELANANCRIVFHANHSVDQAQRAAENVQREFKVDTFVVTGALDESSTPDRLVDEAFDHFGRLDILVNSAAIWKPSKLSEITADEMRRYFEINAMGSFFSARAAGRVMTTQANGGSIVNIGDWATERPYLDHAAYFPSKGAIDVMTRSLAVELAQQNSAIRVNCIKPGPVLLTDEVPDQQRKKLCASTLGGKIGTAEHVAHAVRFLCENTFVNGVCLPIDGGRTVFAPDGLQVGENTG